From Varibaculum massiliense, a single genomic window includes:
- a CDS encoding potassium channel family protein, with translation MAKRDSSASGVLVIGLGRFGSAVAASLESLEREVLAVEKSPRIVTQWQSRLPVVQADATSAEALEQLGATDFQAAVVGVGTALEASVLITANLVDLGIGSIWAKATSLEHGSILKRIGAHHVVYPEYDAGVRTAHLVGGKMLDYIEMDRKGFSVVKMRPPKACHGFTLAELDTRSRYGVTVIGVLSPGEPFEYASPQTRVDANDIIIVSGDAELLEQFAQLP, from the coding sequence ATGGCGAAGCGAGATTCTAGCGCATCTGGAGTGCTGGTTATCGGTTTGGGGCGTTTCGGTTCGGCAGTGGCTGCCTCTTTAGAGAGCCTAGAGCGAGAAGTCTTGGCGGTGGAAAAATCCCCGCGGATTGTTACCCAGTGGCAGTCGCGTCTGCCGGTGGTGCAAGCCGATGCCACCAGTGCCGAGGCCCTCGAGCAGCTGGGTGCCACCGATTTCCAGGCAGCCGTAGTGGGGGTAGGAACTGCGTTAGAGGCATCGGTGCTGATTACCGCGAATCTGGTGGATTTGGGAATCGGATCTATCTGGGCTAAAGCTACCTCCCTAGAGCATGGGTCAATTCTGAAACGAATCGGCGCTCACCACGTGGTTTACCCGGAATACGATGCCGGGGTGCGCACCGCTCACCTGGTGGGTGGCAAGATGTTGGATTATATCGAGATGGATCGCAAGGGCTTCTCGGTAGTGAAAATGCGTCCGCCCAAGGCTTGTCACGGTTTCACTTTGGCGGAACTGGATACTCGCTCCCGGTATGGGGTTACGGTTATCGGGGTGCTTTCTCCCGGTGAACCCTTCGAGTATGCCTCTCCGCAAACGCGCGTGGACGCTAATGACATCATTATTGTTTCCGGGGACGCCGAACTTTTGGAGCAGTTTGCGCAGCTGCCCTAA
- a CDS encoding TrkH family potassium uptake protein, producing the protein MAGKKKVSKRAKVRESIDHLARNSPARLVLMVFAGIIFVMTLLLCLPIATTTGKPAPLVDALFTATSAVCVTGLTVVNTASYWSLFGQIVIMLGIHIGGLGVMTLASILALAVSRHIGLTQRMLAAIEKTASLGKVGALIRTVIVTSFTCEGIIFIALLPRFLTLNESVGSAIWHALFQSISIFNNAGLINLPEGIDAHLGDWWMITPVILGTFLGALGFPVMLDLKENWRSPHKLSLHSKLTITTYLAVWLFTAVVIACSEWNNQGTFGSMTTSESLQTSILFGVNSRSSGISTIDVGQMTRGSWFLLDVLMFIGGGSASTAGGIKVSTLAVMILAIMAEARGDRDVEAFHRRIPPSVVRLSVAVTGLGAIMVVTAIFFLLSVTDYSMDVIGFEVISAFATVGLSTGITPDLPVIGKYSLVLLMFAGRTGTMTVAAALALRERRRVIRMPEERPIIG; encoded by the coding sequence ATGGCAGGAAAAAAGAAGGTCTCTAAACGGGCAAAGGTGCGAGAATCGATAGACCATCTTGCCCGCAACTCCCCTGCCCGCCTGGTGCTGATGGTTTTTGCCGGCATCATTTTCGTGATGACCCTGCTGCTCTGCTTGCCAATCGCTACCACAACCGGCAAACCCGCTCCTCTGGTAGACGCGCTTTTTACTGCTACCTCGGCGGTTTGTGTAACTGGGCTGACCGTGGTCAATACTGCCTCCTACTGGTCTTTATTTGGGCAAATCGTGATTATGCTGGGTATCCACATTGGTGGTCTGGGAGTGATGACCCTGGCATCGATATTGGCGCTGGCAGTATCACGCCACATCGGACTGACCCAAAGAATGTTGGCGGCTATCGAAAAAACCGCTTCCCTGGGGAAAGTTGGCGCCTTAATCCGCACCGTTATCGTCACCTCGTTCACCTGCGAAGGCATTATTTTCATCGCCCTTTTGCCCCGGTTCTTGACCCTCAACGAATCTGTAGGCTCTGCAATCTGGCACGCCCTATTTCAATCCATTTCCATTTTTAATAACGCGGGACTAATTAACTTACCGGAGGGTATAGATGCCCACCTGGGGGATTGGTGGATGATCACCCCGGTGATTCTGGGAACATTCCTGGGGGCTCTGGGATTCCCGGTTATGTTAGACCTCAAAGAAAACTGGCGCTCTCCCCATAAACTCAGTTTGCACTCAAAACTAACTATCACCACCTACCTGGCTGTTTGGCTTTTTACCGCGGTAGTAATCGCCTGCTCGGAATGGAATAACCAGGGAACTTTCGGCTCCATGACCACTTCGGAATCCTTGCAAACCTCCATCCTTTTCGGAGTGAATTCTCGCTCTTCCGGGATTAGCACTATTGACGTGGGACAAATGACCAGGGGCTCCTGGTTTCTACTGGATGTACTGATGTTTATCGGAGGGGGATCCGCTTCGACTGCCGGAGGCATCAAGGTGTCTACCCTGGCAGTCATGATTTTGGCGATTATGGCCGAGGCGCGCGGGGATCGGGATGTAGAAGCCTTCCATCGCCGTATCCCTCCCTCGGTGGTACGCCTATCGGTGGCAGTGACCGGTCTGGGCGCCATCATGGTAGTGACCGCTATCTTCTTCTTACTATCGGTAACCGACTATTCGATGGACGTTATCGGATTTGAAGTAATCTCCGCTTTTGCCACCGTCGGTTTATCTACCGGAATCACTCCAGATTTACCAGTTATCGGAAAATACTCGCTGGTATTGCTGATGTTTGCAGGCAGGACTGGCACTATGACAGTGGCGGCGGCGCTGGCGCTGCGCGAGCGCCGCCGAGTAATCAGAATGCCCGAAGAACGCCCCATCATCGGATAG
- a CDS encoding helix-turn-helix domain-containing protein yields the protein MAQQQAPRFVTVAEVADLMRVSKMTVYRMIHAGDIPAVRVGKSFRVPAAAVDQMMGQGFGSWEQSSGVANS from the coding sequence ATGGCACAGCAACAAGCTCCGCGCTTCGTAACAGTGGCAGAAGTCGCGGATCTGATGCGCGTGTCGAAAATGACGGTTTACCGCATGATTCACGCTGGTGATATTCCCGCAGTTCGGGTGGGTAAATCATTTAGGGTTCCCGCCGCCGCTGTTGATCAGATGATGGGGCAAGGCTTCGGCAGCTGGGAGCAGAGCTCCGGGGTGGCCAATAGTTAA
- a CDS encoding 30S ribosomal protein bS22, producing MGSVVKKRRKRMSKKKHRKLLRKTRHQRRNKK from the coding sequence ATGGGCTCGGTAGTTAAGAAGCGCCGTAAGCGTATGTCCAAGAAGAAGCACCGTAAACTGTTGCGTAAAACTCGCCACCAGCGCCGTAACAAGAAGTAG
- a CDS encoding WhiB family transcriptional regulator — protein MSNFSRLPGPLADLWEWQYQGACRDLDTERFFHPEGERGGTRKRRDDAAKAICAQCPVIAQCREYALSAQEPYGVWGGLTAEERRELIRTSRQVPQRRSA, from the coding sequence ATGAGTAACTTCTCGCGCCTTCCCGGACCGTTGGCAGATTTATGGGAGTGGCAATACCAGGGAGCTTGCCGGGATCTGGATACCGAACGGTTTTTCCATCCCGAGGGCGAACGCGGAGGAACTCGCAAGCGGCGCGATGATGCCGCGAAAGCTATCTGTGCTCAATGTCCGGTAATCGCTCAGTGTCGTGAATATGCCTTGTCCGCCCAAGAGCCCTATGGGGTTTGGGGTGGATTAACTGCGGAGGAACGCCGTGAACTTATTCGCACTAGCAGGCAGGTTCCGCAGCGGCGCAGCGCCTGA
- the guaB gene encoding IMP dehydrogenase codes for MNISGDNLVVRANLKKVIIEHLEALEGLTYDDVLLLPETTDVVPSAVDTSSRLTKRITLHTPVISAAMDTVTEANMAIAMARQGGIGIVHRNLPIAEQAAQVRQVKRSESGMITDPVTIGPDATLLELDKECGHYRVSGLPVVDEDRKLKGIITNRDLRFIPASKWATVKVRDAMTPMPLTTGRKGMPREEARALLAEKKIEKLPLVDDEGRLTGLITVKDFVKTEQYPNSTKDEEGRLRVGAALGYWGDTWERAEALAEAEVDVLVVDTANGGAELALEMIRKLKASPTFAGIEIIGGNVATAEGAQALIDAGVDAVKVGVGPGSICTTRVVAGVGVPQITAINLAAQACSKAGVPLIADGGLQYSGDIAKAMVAGADTVMLGSLLAGCEESPGELVFVNGKQYKHYRGMGSLGAMSSRGRKSYSKDRYFQAEVTSDAQIVPEGIEGQVPFSGALSAVLYQLIGGLRQSMFYTGSSDIATLKARGRFVKITGAGLRESHPHDVQMTAEAPNYHSAVK; via the coding sequence ATGAATATAAGTGGCGACAACCTGGTGGTTCGGGCTAATCTTAAAAAGGTGATTATCGAACACCTGGAAGCCCTAGAAGGGCTCACTTATGACGACGTTCTCTTACTTCCCGAAACTACCGATGTGGTTCCCTCCGCGGTCGACACCTCCAGCAGGCTAACTAAACGAATTACCCTGCATACCCCGGTAATATCTGCGGCGATGGATACGGTCACCGAAGCCAATATGGCGATTGCGATGGCTCGGCAAGGCGGTATCGGAATCGTGCATCGCAACCTGCCGATTGCCGAACAAGCCGCGCAGGTACGCCAAGTTAAACGGTCTGAATCCGGGATGATTACCGATCCGGTTACTATCGGTCCAGATGCCACCCTCTTGGAACTGGATAAAGAATGTGGGCATTACCGGGTTTCCGGTCTACCGGTAGTGGATGAGGATCGCAAACTCAAAGGGATAATCACCAACCGGGATTTGCGGTTTATACCTGCCAGCAAGTGGGCAACGGTCAAGGTTCGTGACGCTATGACCCCGATGCCGCTCACCACTGGGCGTAAAGGAATGCCCCGCGAGGAAGCGCGGGCACTGCTGGCCGAAAAGAAAATCGAAAAACTACCGCTAGTCGACGATGAAGGACGCCTGACCGGGCTAATCACGGTAAAAGATTTCGTGAAAACCGAGCAATACCCCAACTCCACCAAAGACGAGGAAGGGCGCCTGCGGGTAGGTGCGGCTCTGGGCTATTGGGGAGATACCTGGGAACGCGCGGAAGCGTTAGCGGAAGCGGAAGTAGACGTACTGGTAGTTGATACCGCCAATGGGGGTGCAGAGCTCGCCCTAGAGATGATTCGGAAACTAAAAGCCTCCCCAACTTTTGCGGGTATTGAGATTATCGGCGGAAACGTAGCTACTGCCGAGGGCGCACAGGCGCTGATTGATGCCGGGGTAGACGCGGTGAAAGTCGGGGTAGGGCCGGGTTCTATATGTACCACCCGAGTAGTCGCCGGGGTGGGGGTACCTCAGATTACTGCGATTAACTTGGCTGCTCAGGCTTGTTCGAAAGCGGGAGTGCCATTGATTGCCGATGGCGGTCTGCAATATTCGGGAGATATTGCTAAAGCTATGGTGGCAGGCGCCGATACCGTGATGCTGGGTTCCCTGCTAGCTGGCTGTGAGGAATCCCCAGGTGAACTGGTGTTCGTGAACGGTAAACAGTATAAGCACTACCGCGGTATGGGTTCCCTGGGAGCAATGAGTTCACGTGGACGCAAATCCTATTCCAAGGATCGCTATTTCCAGGCGGAAGTCACCAGTGATGCCCAAATCGTTCCCGAGGGAATCGAGGGGCAAGTGCCGTTCTCTGGCGCCTTATCGGCGGTGCTCTATCAACTAATCGGGGGATTGCGACAATCCATGTTCTATACCGGTTCTTCCGATATCGCTACCTTGAAAGCACGGGGTCGTTTCGTGAAAATTACCGGTGCTGGTCTGCGGGAATCCCATCCGCACGACGTGCAGATGACCGCAGAAGCCCCCAACTATCATTCGGCAGTTAAATAG
- a CDS encoding exonuclease domain-containing protein, with the protein MSWIEGPFMGFDTETTGVKPATDRIVTAACVEWRHGLTREQTWLADPGIPIPEPAQQVHGISTEYAREHGRPLEQVVTEVAQVLEACGQAQVPVVIYNASFDLPLLDSHLERLGLPTMRQRVDFLPVIDPLVLDRALDRYRRGKRTLEALAEFYQVRGEDDLHDALVDVRQTIAVLRALGAAYPQLGQMDLRQLQDYQRDQHREWAQHFNQFLLSKGRSADVNEEWLA; encoded by the coding sequence GTGAGCTGGATTGAGGGCCCGTTTATGGGTTTCGACACCGAAACCACAGGCGTAAAACCCGCAACTGATCGCATAGTTACCGCTGCCTGCGTGGAATGGCGTCACGGGCTAACCCGGGAGCAGACCTGGCTGGCTGATCCCGGTATTCCCATCCCGGAGCCAGCCCAGCAGGTTCACGGAATCTCCACCGAGTATGCCCGTGAACATGGACGCCCACTAGAGCAAGTGGTGACCGAGGTAGCGCAGGTATTAGAAGCCTGTGGGCAGGCACAAGTACCGGTGGTTATTTACAATGCCTCCTTTGATTTACCGCTGTTAGATAGCCATTTGGAGCGTCTAGGATTACCGACCATGCGTCAGCGAGTAGATTTCTTGCCGGTTATTGACCCCCTGGTGCTAGATCGGGCGCTCGATCGCTATCGGCGTGGTAAACGTACCCTGGAGGCGCTCGCGGAGTTTTACCAGGTGCGCGGGGAAGATGACCTGCATGATGCCCTAGTAGACGTGCGGCAAACTATCGCGGTCTTGCGGGCGCTTGGCGCTGCCTATCCCCAATTAGGGCAGATGGATCTGCGGCAACTGCAGGACTATCAGCGGGATCAGCATCGCGAGTGGGCGCAGCATTTTAACCAATTCCTGCTGTCCAAAGGGCGCAGCGCCGATGTGAATGAGGAGTGGCTAGCGTGA
- a CDS encoding HAD hydrolase family protein codes for MRKFAFLDLDGTIIDHNQVISSKVKEAITTATTNGHKVFIATGRSYPELYPSLFSLPFSDLITANGAYVELGDQVLANHSIDQAGIAEWTDYFRCSGATWIWQGKDHFYPSANFLDFFRLAGKSDRAATGDWSAYLNQIMPYVLTGTPYSAGKCMFYLSPDASSSYEEAHRIFGDRFMVIPGSVDVRVGEVVELGVKGVNKGTAMCEVLQHFGASPAQAIAIGDSANDFEMVRDAGIGIALTGGAKKLSEIADWIAPSIEENGVAAAFARFGLLDPA; via the coding sequence ATGCGCAAGTTCGCTTTTTTGGATTTAGATGGAACCATAATCGACCACAACCAGGTGATTAGCTCGAAAGTAAAGGAAGCTATCACCACCGCCACTACGAACGGCCACAAAGTATTTATTGCCACCGGGCGTTCCTATCCCGAACTTTACCCCTCCCTATTTTCCCTGCCCTTTTCTGACTTGATTACCGCCAACGGTGCGTACGTAGAATTGGGAGACCAGGTACTGGCCAATCATTCAATAGACCAGGCCGGCATCGCCGAATGGACGGATTATTTCCGCTGCTCTGGAGCCACTTGGATTTGGCAAGGTAAAGACCACTTCTACCCCTCGGCAAACTTCCTAGACTTTTTCCGGCTGGCGGGTAAATCTGACCGCGCCGCCACCGGCGACTGGTCTGCCTATCTCAATCAGATTATGCCTTACGTACTTACCGGCACCCCCTATTCTGCCGGTAAGTGTATGTTCTACCTCTCCCCCGACGCCTCCTCTAGCTATGAAGAAGCCCATCGGATTTTCGGAGACCGCTTTATGGTGATACCCGGGTCAGTCGATGTGCGCGTAGGCGAAGTGGTGGAGCTGGGGGTAAAAGGAGTCAATAAAGGCACCGCTATGTGCGAAGTTCTCCAGCATTTTGGGGCTTCCCCTGCTCAAGCAATCGCAATCGGGGATTCCGCAAACGACTTTGAAATGGTGCGCGACGCGGGTATCGGAATCGCCTTAACGGGCGGGGCAAAAAAACTAAGCGAAATCGCAGACTGGATTGCACCCTCGATTGAAGAGAACGGGGTGGCGGCAGCCTTTGCACGTTTCGGGTTACTGGATCCCGCCTAG
- a CDS encoding DUF3800 domain-containing protein: protein MASELSLFVDESGDRNANSRYYLLTLVFHDQAEDIKQYISQYESQLLQSDLPNIPFHSEPLLNGHGEYRYLELKQRKKILSCFATLVRHLPVSYVTFGYRSKEFVDAKQLAVRMERDIA from the coding sequence ATGGCGAGCGAACTAAGCCTTTTCGTAGATGAAAGTGGAGATCGAAACGCAAATTCTCGCTATTACTTGTTGACTCTTGTTTTTCATGACCAAGCAGAAGACATTAAACAATACATCAGTCAATATGAATCTCAACTGTTACAGTCGGATTTGCCTAATATTCCATTTCATTCCGAACCCTTGCTGAATGGGCACGGAGAATATAGATACTTGGAATTAAAGCAGAGAAAGAAAATTCTGAGCTGTTTCGCCACCCTCGTTCGGCACCTGCCGGTTAGCTATGTAACTTTTGGATACCGAAGTAAGGAATTTGTGGATGCCAAGCAACTTGCGGTGCGTATGGAGCGAGACATAGCGTGA
- a CDS encoding NAD(+) synthase — translation MTFSSPYAHGFARVAAITIPSHPGEPDRNVPEIAAAARQAARQGACIAVFPEMSISGYTLDDLVFSECLLASVEKGIERLAKATSDCAQLIVVGAPLRIAGQIYDCAVFLARGKVIALTPKVFLSSAAYEKRYFTSGAHLPSNVHWYAPQIPGASDAPIGNGIINIEDVAGLAVGAEVGSDGTAARPLALSLALQGASVIANPAAYTATLGSDEQQQLLAAATSRRGICAYLHAGAGNGESSSDAAWEGRTFIYQDGSKLAETEPFPSETQIALADIDLTALANRRRRESGFADARAGQPEKPWEIKIRLGVGAAGAATAFDPWANHLCSDQPEVEDRGVELIPRPARFPFLPSDQEGIDRACRQAFQIQVYGLQKRLQAVGNPKMVLGVSGGLDSTQALLVCTQVAARLGLDKSQILAYTLPGFATSAGTKSHAYRLCESLGIKCEEIDIRPAARQMLADMGHPFAEGAAQYDVTFENVQAGLRTDYLFRIANHKGGLVIGTGDLSEAALGWCTYGVGDHMSHYSVNPGIPKTMLQHMIRWVCRQNLFGDACTQVLKDILAQEISPELIPGGGEKLQSTQDTIGPYELHEFFLYHLLLGREPRDIAYLAHQAWSDKHKGAWPADLPEADRHQYDLETILRWLREFLRRFFTSQFKRTCVPGGPGITSGFGLSPRSDLRMPSDISGRIWIKQVDELLSALEDEK, via the coding sequence ATGACTTTTTCAAGCCCTTACGCGCACGGTTTTGCCCGGGTAGCGGCCATTACCATTCCCAGCCACCCCGGCGAGCCAGATCGAAACGTACCGGAAATCGCGGCGGCGGCGCGACAAGCTGCCCGCCAAGGTGCCTGCATAGCGGTGTTTCCCGAGATGAGTATCTCCGGTTACACCCTTGATGACCTGGTGTTTTCTGAGTGTCTATTAGCAAGCGTAGAAAAAGGAATAGAGCGGCTGGCCAAAGCAACTTCCGATTGCGCGCAGCTAATCGTGGTGGGCGCTCCGCTGCGGATAGCGGGGCAAATCTATGATTGCGCGGTGTTCTTGGCGCGGGGGAAAGTTATTGCCCTAACTCCGAAAGTTTTTCTTTCTAGTGCGGCTTATGAAAAACGCTACTTTACTTCCGGTGCGCATCTTCCTTCGAATGTTCACTGGTACGCACCCCAGATTCCGGGAGCCAGCGATGCTCCTATTGGAAACGGGATTATCAATATCGAGGACGTGGCTGGCCTGGCAGTGGGGGCAGAAGTTGGTAGTGACGGGACTGCGGCGCGTCCTCTAGCGCTGTCACTTGCTCTACAGGGGGCAAGTGTGATTGCTAACCCGGCGGCTTATACTGCCACTTTAGGGAGCGACGAGCAGCAGCAACTACTGGCTGCGGCCACTTCCCGGCGCGGGATTTGCGCCTACCTACACGCGGGAGCCGGGAACGGGGAATCGTCCTCCGATGCTGCCTGGGAAGGGCGAACCTTTATTTACCAAGACGGCTCTAAGCTAGCGGAAACTGAGCCTTTCCCCAGTGAAACCCAGATCGCCCTGGCAGATATTGATTTAACCGCCCTGGCCAATCGGAGGCGGCGCGAAAGTGGTTTCGCGGATGCCAGAGCCGGGCAACCTGAAAAGCCCTGGGAGATAAAGATTCGCCTGGGAGTGGGAGCCGCGGGAGCGGCTACCGCCTTCGATCCTTGGGCAAATCATTTGTGCTCTGACCAGCCAGAGGTAGAGGATCGGGGAGTGGAACTGATTCCCCGCCCCGCTAGATTCCCCTTCCTGCCCTCCGACCAAGAGGGTATTGATCGTGCCTGCCGGCAGGCATTCCAGATTCAGGTTTATGGTCTGCAAAAACGTTTGCAGGCAGTCGGCAACCCCAAGATGGTGTTAGGCGTATCGGGAGGACTAGATTCTACCCAGGCTCTTTTGGTGTGCACCCAGGTGGCAGCGCGCCTCGGCCTCGATAAATCCCAAATTTTGGCCTACACCTTGCCCGGTTTTGCCACCTCAGCAGGCACCAAATCTCACGCCTATAGGCTGTGTGAGTCTTTAGGGATTAAGTGCGAAGAAATCGATATTCGCCCGGCTGCCCGGCAAATGCTCGCCGATATGGGGCATCCCTTTGCCGAAGGCGCCGCTCAATATGACGTGACCTTCGAGAACGTGCAGGCGGGGCTGCGCACCGATTACCTGTTCCGGATAGCCAACCATAAGGGGGGATTGGTGATTGGAACCGGGGATTTATCTGAAGCGGCTTTAGGGTGGTGCACCTATGGGGTGGGAGACCATATGTCGCACTATTCGGTTAACCCCGGAATCCCCAAAACCATGCTGCAACACATGATTCGCTGGGTTTGCCGGCAAAACCTGTTCGGTGATGCCTGCACACAAGTGCTGAAAGATATTTTGGCGCAAGAAATCTCCCCGGAACTGATTCCGGGAGGTGGGGAAAAACTGCAATCCACCCAGGACACTATCGGTCCATACGAACTGCACGAATTCTTCCTCTATCACCTGCTATTAGGGCGCGAACCCCGCGATATTGCTTATCTGGCGCACCAGGCGTGGTCAGATAAGCACAAGGGAGCATGGCCGGCAGACCTGCCGGAAGCGGACCGTCACCAATACGATCTGGAAACTATTTTGCGCTGGCTGCGCGAGTTCCTGCGCCGCTTCTTTACTTCCCAGTTCAAACGGACTTGTGTGCCGGGTGGGCCAGGAATAACTTCCGGATTCGGTCTCAGCCCCCGCAGTGACCTCCGGATGCCCTCGGATATTTCCGGACGAATCTGGATTAAACAGGTAGACGAGCTACTTTCGGCTTTAGAGGACGAAAAGTAG
- a CDS encoding C1 family peptidase, with amino-acid sequence MSEREATLTPEILSELRKDFYADPRGKLMQNAVTNSDIDQVAQNHQVVAFADRSMSHKIDAWPVANQKKSGRCWLFAGLNLLRSSMIKRLNVENFEFSQAYLFYWDKLEKANYFFESQIELADRDIDDRTVAHLLADPIGDGGQWNMFVALVDKYGVVPKWAMPETESSSNSKKMDRILERYLREGALALRKAAQKNPETVAEVKAGLLGGVHRILNIHLGTPPEKFVWQYNDKDNKFERLGEVTPQQFADKYIVNDLRNYVCLVNDPREANPYGKTYTVDHLGNVLGAAPVRYLNVPMQVMKDCAATVLQAGKPVWFGCDTEQQADREFSLWDKNLYDYGGVYGVHFGMDKQERLLSHESLMTHAMLFVGVDILDGKPRRWRVENSWGCEDRADEGFYTMNDSWFDEYVFEIAVHRDRLPEEYREVIDSKDEPIVLPAWDPMGSLA; translated from the coding sequence GTGAGCGAACGCGAAGCGACGCTAACCCCGGAAATACTATCTGAACTGCGCAAAGACTTCTACGCGGATCCTCGCGGTAAGTTAATGCAAAACGCGGTTACCAACTCAGATATTGACCAGGTGGCGCAAAATCACCAAGTGGTGGCATTCGCGGATCGTTCTATGTCCCACAAGATAGATGCTTGGCCGGTGGCTAACCAAAAGAAATCGGGACGCTGCTGGCTATTCGCCGGTCTGAATCTGCTGCGTTCGTCCATGATTAAGCGACTAAATGTCGAGAACTTCGAGTTTTCCCAGGCCTACCTGTTCTATTGGGACAAACTAGAAAAAGCGAACTATTTCTTTGAATCCCAGATTGAGCTGGCGGATCGGGATATCGATGACCGCACGGTCGCCCACCTGCTAGCCGACCCGATTGGGGATGGGGGACAGTGGAATATGTTCGTGGCGCTAGTTGATAAATACGGGGTAGTTCCAAAGTGGGCAATGCCAGAAACCGAATCCTCCTCTAACTCAAAGAAAATGGATCGGATCCTGGAGCGTTACCTACGGGAAGGGGCGCTGGCTCTGCGAAAAGCCGCGCAAAAAAATCCCGAAACTGTCGCCGAAGTAAAAGCGGGACTGCTGGGTGGGGTACACCGGATTCTCAATATCCATCTGGGAACGCCCCCGGAAAAGTTCGTGTGGCAATACAACGATAAAGACAATAAGTTTGAGCGGCTAGGGGAAGTGACTCCCCAACAGTTCGCGGATAAATATATCGTCAATGACCTGCGTAACTATGTTTGCCTAGTTAATGATCCGCGCGAAGCTAACCCTTACGGGAAAACTTATACCGTGGATCACCTGGGTAACGTGCTGGGAGCTGCTCCGGTGCGGTACCTAAATGTACCGATGCAGGTAATGAAGGATTGTGCGGCTACCGTGTTGCAGGCAGGAAAACCGGTTTGGTTCGGTTGCGACACCGAGCAGCAGGCAGATCGGGAGTTTTCCCTGTGGGACAAGAACCTCTACGACTATGGCGGGGTCTATGGGGTACATTTCGGGATGGACAAGCAAGAACGCCTGCTTTCCCACGAATCCTTAATGACGCACGCCATGTTGTTTGTGGGGGTCGATATATTGGACGGCAAACCGCGGCGTTGGCGGGTAGAAAACTCTTGGGGCTGCGAAGACCGTGCTGACGAGGGGTTTTATACTATGAATGATTCCTGGTTTGACGAATACGTTTTTGAAATCGCGGTGCATCGTGACCGGCTCCCCGAAGAATACCGGGAGGTTATCGATTCTAAGGATGAGCCGATAGTGTTGCCGGCTTGGGATCCGATGGGGTCGCTGGCCTAG